In Aegilops tauschii subsp. strangulata cultivar AL8/78 chromosome 3, Aet v6.0, whole genome shotgun sequence, one genomic interval encodes:
- the LOC141020787 gene encoding uncharacterized protein codes for MSLLSLQQHPDADPIKGKQVVDYFGEPMRKQNPICHVEHWTPPVAGCVKLNVDGSFQPTDGTAGAGMILRDHLGAVMLAAIRGLGNCADALEAELAAIHEGITLSLNWTELDILVETDSADAVQLISAAGKDRSAHTHNVMEIRSILSQERRIQIMKIKRNVNVASHTLAHMGRTQQRTACWLRSPPDEIASIVAADCNYIS; via the coding sequence ATGTCCCTGTTGTCGCTACAACAGCACCCAGACGCAGACCCCATCAAAGGTAAACAGGTGGTCGACTACTTCGGCGAGCCTATGCGGAAGCAGAACCCCATATGTCATGTGGAACATTGGACACCTCCGGTGGCTGGCTGTGTGAAACTCAATGTCGACGGTTCCTTCCAGCCAACTGACGGCACGGCCGGAGCGGGGATGATCCTACGTGACCACCTGGGGGCTGTAATGCTGGCAGCGATCAGAGGGCTTGGGAATTGTGCGGACGCCCTGGAAGCCGAGTTGGCAGCAATCCATGAAGGAATTACTCTGTCTCTCAATTGGACTGAACTAGATATCCTTGTGGAGACTGACAGTGCTGATGCGGTGCAACTAATTTCGGCAGCCGGAAAGGACCGTTCAGCACACACTCACAATGTAATGGAGATCAGATCAATACTGTCTCAAGAAAGAAGGATTCAAATTATGAAGATCAAGCGGAATGTTAATGTAGCTAGTCACACTCTCGCTCATATGGGACGTACACAACAGCGTACTGCTTGCTGGTTGCGTTCTCCCCCGGACGAGATTGCGAGCATTGTTGCTGCTGATTGTAATTACATTTCCTGA